Proteins from a genomic interval of Microbacterium imperiale:
- a CDS encoding AAA family ATPase — protein sequence MSMTPEQAAWFRDTFARLIDNVDAALLGKREVVALVLSAMLAEGHVLLEDAPGTGKTSLAKAIAASVQGTSSRIQFTPDLLPSDVTGVTIYDQQNKRFEFHRGPVFASIVLADEINRASPKTQSALLEVMEESRVTVDGVPHEVGRPFLVIATQNPIEQAGTYKLPEAQLDRFMIKTSIGYPTLAVSERILVGAVDRNPSASLKPVITTRAVGEMADLAATVHIDPVVARYAAQLVEATREASATRLGVSVRGAIAMIRIAKVYAAAQGRHYVVPDDIKLLAVPVWAHRLVLDPEAEFTGTTAETIMNNALADVEAPLARADA from the coding sequence ATGAGCATGACACCCGAGCAGGCAGCGTGGTTCCGCGACACCTTCGCGCGCCTGATCGACAACGTCGACGCGGCCCTGCTCGGCAAGCGCGAGGTCGTGGCGCTCGTGCTGTCGGCGATGCTCGCCGAGGGGCATGTGCTGCTCGAGGACGCTCCGGGAACGGGCAAGACCAGCCTCGCGAAGGCGATCGCGGCGAGCGTCCAGGGCACCTCGAGCCGCATCCAGTTCACCCCCGACCTGCTGCCCTCCGACGTCACGGGTGTGACGATCTACGACCAGCAGAACAAGCGCTTCGAGTTCCACCGCGGGCCCGTGTTCGCGTCGATCGTGCTCGCCGACGAGATCAACCGCGCCTCGCCGAAGACCCAGTCCGCGCTGCTGGAGGTCATGGAGGAGTCGCGCGTGACCGTCGACGGTGTGCCCCACGAGGTGGGTCGGCCGTTCCTCGTCATCGCGACACAGAACCCCATCGAGCAGGCGGGCACCTACAAGCTGCCCGAGGCGCAGCTCGACCGGTTCATGATCAAGACCTCGATCGGATACCCCACGCTGGCGGTGTCCGAGCGCATCCTCGTCGGCGCTGTCGACCGCAACCCGTCGGCGAGCCTCAAGCCCGTGATCACGACGCGCGCCGTCGGCGAGATGGCCGACCTCGCCGCTACCGTGCACATCGATCCCGTCGTCGCCCGCTACGCCGCGCAGCTGGTCGAAGCAACGCGCGAGGCGTCGGCGACGCGACTGGGTGTCTCGGTGCGCGGCGCGATCGCGATGATCCGCATCGCCAAGGTGTACGCGGCCGCCCAAGGGCGCCACTACGTCGTCCCCGACGACATCAAGCTCCTCGCGGTGCCGGTCTGGGCCCACCGCCTGGTGCTCGACCCCGAGGCGGAGTTCACCGGCACGACGGCCGAGACGATCATGAACAACGCCCTCGCGGATGTCGAGGCGCCGCTCGCGCGGGCGGACGCTTGA
- a CDS encoding DUF58 domain-containing protein — protein sequence MATPPAAPTPARRAHRGRRDGVDGSGGEVETGTVGSTTRDADATVRVGVTTPAADAAPVNAETPSRLVLLRERLEAWWAIARRRIDAVTRTIRPLGWVMLTATVLLWVVAVSFGWQEMIIAAVILTAIIVISVPFLFGGTAYDVDLDLTRTHVVVGERAIGGLTLVNGTARSILPSRVVLPVGSGRGEFDVPRLAPQAMHEELFAIPTTARGVLAVGPVSVLRGDPLGLFERSSDRRQAVDLYVHPRTTPLEGLSLGRLRDLEGLPSSQLARDDVSFHALREYQPGDDLRHVHWKSTARVGDLMMRQYEETRRSHFVLGLSTYAGDYSDPDEFELAISAAGSIGLRALRDSRMLEARTQRGPLRTQGPRRLLDNLSALEHSRQRDGGIVALAGTIAANSHDVAIVVLFCGSGVDSAELKLACSRLPQGVRALAVVADSAVESPLLRRVGDADVVSISALDQLPPAIRKVLS from the coding sequence ATGGCCACACCCCCGGCTGCTCCGACCCCGGCGCGCCGCGCCCACCGGGGCCGGCGTGACGGCGTCGACGGGAGCGGCGGTGAGGTCGAGACGGGAACGGTCGGCTCGACCACGCGCGACGCCGACGCGACGGTCCGCGTCGGGGTGACGACGCCGGCAGCGGACGCCGCGCCGGTCAACGCCGAGACGCCCTCGCGGCTCGTGCTGCTGCGCGAGCGCCTCGAGGCGTGGTGGGCGATCGCGCGGCGTCGCATCGACGCCGTCACGCGGACGATCCGGCCGCTCGGCTGGGTGATGCTGACGGCGACGGTGCTGCTGTGGGTCGTCGCGGTGAGCTTCGGGTGGCAGGAGATGATCATCGCCGCTGTCATCCTGACCGCGATCATCGTGATCAGCGTGCCCTTCCTCTTCGGCGGGACCGCGTATGACGTCGACCTCGATCTCACCCGCACGCACGTCGTGGTCGGCGAGCGCGCGATCGGCGGGCTGACCCTCGTCAACGGCACCGCGCGGTCGATCCTGCCCTCGCGGGTCGTGCTGCCGGTCGGATCCGGCCGGGGCGAGTTCGATGTGCCGCGGCTCGCGCCGCAGGCCATGCACGAGGAGCTCTTCGCTATCCCCACGACCGCCCGCGGCGTCCTCGCCGTCGGACCGGTCAGCGTGCTGCGCGGCGACCCGCTCGGCCTGTTCGAGCGCAGCAGCGACCGGCGTCAGGCGGTCGATCTCTACGTGCACCCGCGGACCACGCCACTGGAGGGCTTGTCGCTCGGTCGGCTGCGCGACCTCGAAGGCCTGCCATCGTCTCAGCTGGCACGCGACGACGTGTCGTTCCACGCCCTGCGCGAGTATCAGCCCGGCGACGACCTGCGCCACGTGCACTGGAAGTCGACGGCGCGTGTCGGCGACCTCATGATGCGTCAGTACGAGGAGACCCGCCGGTCGCACTTCGTGCTCGGGCTGTCGACGTACGCCGGCGATTACAGCGACCCCGACGAGTTCGAGCTCGCCATCTCGGCGGCGGGCTCGATCGGCCTGCGTGCACTCCGCGACTCGCGCATGCTCGAGGCGCGGACGCAGCGGGGTCCGCTGCGAACGCAGGGCCCGCGTCGCCTGCTCGACAACCTCTCGGCCCTCGAGCACTCTCGCCAGCGCGACGGCGGCATCGTCGCCCTCGCCGGCACGATCGCCGCCAACTCCCACGACGTCGCGATCGTCGTCCTCTTCTGCGGCTCGGGGGTCGACTCCGCCGAGCTCAAGCTCGCGTGCTCGCGCCTGCCGCAGGGCGTGCGCGCCCTGGCCGTCGTCGCCGACTCCGCCGTCGAGTCGCCGCTCCTGCGCCGCGTCGGCGACGCCGACGTCGTCTCGATCAGCGCGCTCGACCAGCTGCCGCCCGCCATCCGGAAGGTGCTCTCGTGA
- a CDS encoding transglutaminase-like domain-containing protein, giving the protein MSPTARRLVLDLVAVVLLLAVPVLGFGPSFDGAAYLLAGFGAIALGVGIAWVCAWRRWGVLPAAGLTVAAYFLFGGALALPHTALFGVIPTLDTWTQLALGAVQSWKNLLTTVAPVSPGDGHLIVPFLLTLIAAVLTASLALRLRQAAWALIPVTAFLIGQILLGMTEPAVPLLQGIVFAVVAAVWLALRQAWDPHRAAVRIEATAVSDAATVRHSRIRRLVSGAAVVAVAVGVGVATAAVASPPTTRYVLRDVVIPPFDVKQYASPLQAFRGLVRDDAETPLFTVEGLPEDGRIRLATMDAYNGMVVNVSDEGAGSSSSFTPLRSNMSPDAEGTRAQLRFEIDELGGVWLPDAGAVRAIEFAGDRADELRRTAHYNDATGTAAVTAGLSPGVSYTVDTVFPFVPSDEALADAEFAPVKMPKQDGIPEGLSQIATDAVGDADTPIKQARALQTWLSTDGYFSHGLEDDPYSPSGHGAARITSFFGGDEIIGDDEQYAVAMALLSSQLGIPARVVMGWHPDEGEAGGEFVATGDNVHAWVEVAFDGFGWVPFDPTPDEDNEPNEQTTTPRANPKPQVLQPPPPAQEPAELPPAIANDRDQEEEDDPGFDWIGAILVPAGIGIGILAVLFAPFVIMGAIKTARRAKRRNAERRADRISGGWDELVDRAVDLNAPVAAGATRTESAAVVATSMARPEVTDLADSADARVFGPGEPTDADVEAFWNEVDAIVVGMSGQVSVWRRLRARLSLRSLRRRRPPRGGAA; this is encoded by the coding sequence ATGTCGCCCACCGCGCGGCGTCTCGTGCTCGACCTCGTCGCCGTCGTCCTCCTGCTCGCGGTACCGGTGCTCGGGTTCGGGCCCAGCTTCGACGGCGCCGCCTACCTGCTCGCCGGCTTCGGCGCGATCGCGCTCGGTGTCGGGATCGCGTGGGTCTGCGCGTGGCGCCGCTGGGGCGTGCTGCCCGCGGCGGGACTGACCGTCGCGGCGTACTTCCTCTTCGGCGGCGCGCTGGCGCTGCCGCACACCGCGCTCTTCGGCGTCATCCCGACACTCGACACGTGGACGCAGCTCGCACTCGGCGCCGTGCAGTCGTGGAAGAACCTGCTGACGACCGTCGCGCCCGTCTCTCCCGGCGACGGCCATCTCATCGTGCCGTTCCTGCTCACGCTCATCGCCGCCGTGCTGACCGCCTCGCTCGCGCTGCGGCTGCGCCAGGCGGCGTGGGCGCTGATCCCGGTCACCGCCTTCCTCATCGGGCAGATCCTGCTGGGGATGACCGAACCGGCGGTGCCGCTGCTGCAGGGCATCGTGTTCGCCGTCGTCGCCGCGGTCTGGCTCGCGCTGCGCCAGGCATGGGACCCCCACCGTGCGGCGGTCCGCATCGAGGCGACGGCCGTCTCGGATGCCGCGACCGTGCGCCACTCCCGCATCCGCCGCCTCGTGTCGGGAGCCGCCGTCGTGGCGGTCGCCGTCGGCGTCGGCGTCGCGACGGCCGCGGTGGCGAGCCCGCCCACGACGCGTTACGTGCTGCGCGACGTCGTCATCCCGCCGTTCGACGTCAAGCAGTACGCCAGCCCTCTCCAGGCCTTCCGCGGACTCGTCCGCGATGACGCCGAGACTCCGCTGTTCACCGTCGAGGGCCTGCCCGAGGACGGCCGCATCCGTCTCGCCACGATGGACGCCTACAACGGCATGGTCGTCAACGTCTCGGACGAGGGGGCCGGCTCATCGAGCTCGTTCACGCCGCTGCGCTCGAACATGTCGCCCGACGCCGAGGGCACGCGGGCGCAGCTGCGGTTCGAGATCGACGAGCTGGGCGGCGTCTGGCTGCCGGATGCCGGTGCGGTGCGCGCCATCGAGTTCGCGGGCGACCGCGCCGACGAGCTGCGCCGCACCGCCCACTACAACGACGCCACCGGGACGGCGGCCGTGACGGCGGGCCTCAGCCCGGGCGTCAGCTACACCGTCGACACCGTGTTCCCCTTCGTGCCGAGCGACGAGGCGCTCGCCGACGCGGAGTTCGCCCCCGTGAAGATGCCCAAGCAGGACGGCATCCCCGAGGGCCTGTCGCAGATCGCCACCGACGCCGTCGGCGACGCGGACACCCCGATCAAGCAGGCGCGGGCGCTGCAGACCTGGCTGTCGACCGACGGCTATTTCAGCCACGGACTCGAGGACGACCCCTATTCGCCGTCCGGTCACGGTGCGGCCCGCATCACGAGCTTCTTCGGCGGCGACGAGATCATCGGCGACGACGAGCAGTACGCCGTCGCGATGGCGCTGCTGTCATCGCAGCTGGGCATCCCCGCCCGGGTGGTCATGGGGTGGCACCCGGACGAGGGCGAGGCCGGCGGCGAGTTCGTCGCCACGGGCGACAACGTCCACGCGTGGGTCGAGGTCGCGTTCGACGGCTTCGGCTGGGTGCCGTTCGACCCGACGCCCGACGAGGACAACGAGCCGAACGAGCAGACGACGACGCCGCGCGCCAACCCCAAGCCGCAGGTGCTGCAGCCGCCGCCGCCCGCGCAGGAGCCGGCCGAGCTGCCGCCGGCGATCGCGAACGACCGCGACCAGGAAGAAGAGGACGATCCCGGGTTCGACTGGATCGGCGCCATCCTGGTCCCGGCGGGCATCGGCATCGGCATCCTGGCCGTGCTGTTCGCGCCCTTCGTCATCATGGGGGCGATCAAGACCGCCCGCCGAGCGAAGCGCCGCAATGCCGAGCGCCGGGCCGACCGCATCTCGGGCGGGTGGGACGAACTGGTCGACCGCGCGGTCGACCTCAACGCCCCCGTCGCCGCCGGGGCGACTCGGACCGAGAGTGCCGCTGTCGTCGCGACGTCGATGGCCCGACCCGAGGTGACCGATCTCGCCGACTCGGCGGACGCACGGGTCTTCGGTCCCGGCGAGCCGACCGACGCCGACGTCGAGGCGTTCTGGAACGAGGTCGACGCTATCGTCGTGGGAATGAGCGGTCAGGTGTCGGTGTGGCGGCGCCTGCGCGCCCGGCTGAGCCTGCGCTCGCTCCGCCGGCGCCGGCCCCCACGAGGCGGTGCCGCATGA
- a CDS encoding FHA domain-containing protein has product MTAMIFDTEPLAGVPEIRSGVRALLTWDDGRRTAVYARTVFGRDPSRAAGADAVVLRDETLTLSRTHFELVPLSPAGLAVIDRASTNGIRVVRADGAVPVVPGQQTVLRTGDRLELGDRWLTVEVVR; this is encoded by the coding sequence ATGACCGCGATGATCTTCGACACCGAGCCGCTCGCCGGCGTGCCAGAGATCCGCTCGGGCGTGCGGGCGCTGCTGACGTGGGACGACGGCCGGCGGACGGCCGTGTACGCGCGGACCGTCTTCGGGCGCGACCCCTCGCGGGCCGCGGGCGCCGACGCCGTCGTGCTGCGCGACGAGACGCTGACGCTGTCGCGGACGCATTTCGAACTGGTTCCGTTGTCACCCGCGGGCCTCGCGGTGATCGACCGCGCGTCGACGAACGGCATCCGGGTCGTGCGCGCCGACGGCGCCGTGCCGGTGGTGCCGGGCCAGCAGACGGTGCTGCGCACCGGCGACCGACTGGAGCTCGGCGACCGGTGGCTCACCGTCGAGGTCGTGCGGTGA
- a CDS encoding PP2C family protein-serine/threonine phosphatase: MQIGHGAATHAGLRGRANEDAYLAAAPVFVVADGMGGHEAGARASAAVIAEFRGFVGAASVSNADVRGAIARARGVVDALASGQRAAGTTLTGVVLTRVGDAGYWLALNIGDSRTYRWARGRLEQISIDHSVVQELVDSGRMDAVTAARHARRNEITRAIGAGSTGEADFWMLPAENGDRILVCSDGLSTELDDERIARILAEEHDPQKAATRLVHEALLAGGRDNVTVIVVDAAGEDDGDAYDTVPAGGRSSDADIDTRPRAVAGGRA; encoded by the coding sequence GTGCAGATCGGTCACGGAGCGGCGACACACGCGGGACTGCGCGGTCGGGCCAACGAGGACGCATACCTGGCCGCAGCGCCGGTGTTCGTGGTCGCGGACGGCATGGGCGGCCACGAGGCGGGGGCGCGGGCGAGCGCGGCGGTCATCGCCGAATTCCGCGGGTTCGTCGGCGCCGCGAGCGTGTCGAACGCCGACGTCCGTGGCGCCATCGCCCGAGCCCGCGGCGTCGTCGACGCACTCGCGTCGGGGCAGCGCGCCGCCGGCACGACCCTCACCGGCGTCGTGCTGACACGCGTCGGCGACGCCGGTTACTGGCTCGCGCTCAACATCGGCGACTCGCGCACGTATCGGTGGGCGCGCGGCCGGCTCGAGCAGATCAGCATCGACCACTCCGTCGTGCAGGAGCTGGTGGATTCGGGACGGATGGATGCCGTCACCGCGGCCCGTCACGCGCGGCGCAACGAGATCACGCGGGCCATCGGCGCCGGCAGCACCGGCGAGGCGGACTTCTGGATGCTGCCCGCTGAGAACGGCGACCGCATCCTCGTGTGCTCGGACGGATTGTCGACCGAGCTCGATGACGAGCGCATCGCGCGCATCCTCGCCGAGGAGCACGACCCGCAGAAGGCCGCCACCCGCCTCGTCCACGAAGCGCTGCTGGCCGGCGGGCGCGACAACGTCACCGTCATCGTGGTGGATGCCGCCGGCGAGGACGACGGAGACGCCTACGACACGGTGCCGGCGGGCGGTCGCTCGAGCGACGCCGACATCGATACCCGACCGCGTGCGGTCGCAGGGGGGAGAGCCTGA
- a CDS encoding FHA domain-containing protein has translation MAEVRYVPATGAEPWRVASAPGAVVALPANVSIPTIDAVWRRLGERGIGAVIEALTGAFGTSLAAIPDFVLAIVEGEGLRVAVRGPVELVVETETGPVSVSGAGVSTWAERHLPAVQRASAMFVGAADETASLPLVDGVVPADAVSIDVTGARAGVRAPVAAVAPEPAVEPEPESEPEPESEPGLAPDPEPAPEPEPAVEAAASEDQVMIWGETIVRPTSAPVIEPPDEATLVSGNTAVVGDHDGETIAVADIRGARRGDAAVYESTEIVPARRIARGRIRISDGQVVELDNTVIVGRRPRSSRSTGDTLPTLVAVESPEQDISRNHVEIRAEGEHVLVVDLDTTNGSVLMRGGNDPVRLHPNEPTMVVTGDVLDIGDGVTIAFEDLP, from the coding sequence ATGGCCGAGGTCCGGTACGTTCCTGCGACGGGGGCGGAGCCCTGGCGCGTGGCGTCGGCGCCCGGTGCCGTCGTCGCCCTGCCCGCGAACGTGTCGATCCCGACGATCGACGCCGTCTGGCGTCGGCTGGGCGAGCGCGGTATCGGCGCGGTGATCGAGGCCCTCACCGGCGCGTTCGGCACCTCGCTCGCGGCGATCCCGGACTTCGTGCTCGCGATCGTCGAGGGCGAGGGGCTTCGCGTCGCCGTGCGCGGTCCGGTCGAGCTGGTCGTCGAGACCGAGACCGGCCCGGTGTCGGTGTCGGGCGCGGGCGTCTCGACCTGGGCTGAACGCCACCTTCCCGCCGTGCAGCGCGCCTCGGCGATGTTCGTCGGCGCGGCGGACGAGACCGCGTCGCTGCCGCTCGTGGACGGGGTCGTCCCTGCCGACGCGGTGAGCATCGACGTGACCGGTGCCCGCGCCGGCGTCCGCGCGCCCGTCGCGGCGGTGGCACCCGAGCCCGCGGTCGAGCCGGAGCCGGAGTCAGAGCCCGAGCCCGAGTCGGAGCCTGGGCTGGCGCCGGATCCCGAGCCCGCGCCCGAGCCCGAGCCGGCCGTCGAGGCGGCGGCATCCGAGGATCAGGTCATGATCTGGGGCGAGACCATCGTGCGGCCGACGTCCGCTCCCGTGATCGAGCCGCCCGACGAGGCGACGCTGGTCTCGGGCAACACGGCCGTCGTCGGCGACCACGACGGCGAGACCATCGCCGTCGCCGACATCCGCGGCGCGCGACGCGGCGACGCCGCCGTCTACGAGTCGACCGAGATCGTGCCGGCGCGGCGCATCGCCCGCGGGCGGATCCGGATCTCGGACGGCCAGGTGGTCGAGCTCGACAACACCGTGATCGTGGGTCGGCGACCGCGCTCGTCGCGCTCGACCGGGGACACCCTGCCCACCCTCGTGGCGGTGGAAAGCCCCGAGCAGGACATCTCACGCAACCACGTCGAGATCCGCGCCGAAGGCGAGCACGTGCTGGTCGTCGACCTCGACACGACGAACGGCTCCGTGCTCATGCGCGGCGGGAACGACCCGGTGCGCCTGCACCCGAACGAGCCCACCATGGTGGTCACGGGCGACGTGCTCGACATCGGCGACGGCGTGACGATCGCCTTCGAGGATCTGCCGTGA
- a CDS encoding serine/threonine-protein kinase, whose product MSSKRPPAPPPQLPGFTYLELLGSGGFADVYLYEQHLPRRKVAVKVLLPERMAGGSVEQFTAEANVMAMLSTHPAIVTIYQAGLADDQRPYLVMENCPRPNLQVRYRAAAFSVAEALRVGIQVAAAVETAHRAGILHRDIKPANILVTEYNRPALTDFGIATTTDGGDETAAMSIPWSPPEAFGDQPDSGVRSDVYALGATIYTLLAGRSPFEEPGGRNTAADLIHRIETMPAAPLERADVPASLQQALARALAKSPSARFDSAVSFARALQRVQIELAHSVTPIDILDDSPEAEDEEDTDGELTRVRGIVSIEPTTAPPAGSTRRKDRTDAVSPFAPSAAAAAPAAPTEADHTVLRPSAGERDATVRRPRTLDAAPEQTVQRRQPAAPSSAPAGADSDVAAVPPGGASTGGTEPEQRPRSRSWLWISLGAVAAALVVAVVVVASMLQPPATAEPEDSPAPTSAPQDPLAGFVPRVGDLAGAASGDQVTFTWTNPDPVEGDTYLWYPVTLDGAGAPQRVDTATVAVPADPSGRTCIEVQLVRSNGGAGDAVRGCTP is encoded by the coding sequence GTGAGCTCGAAGCGGCCTCCCGCGCCGCCGCCGCAGCTGCCCGGCTTCACCTACCTCGAGCTGCTGGGATCGGGCGGATTCGCCGACGTCTACCTGTACGAGCAGCACCTGCCCCGTCGCAAGGTCGCCGTCAAGGTGCTGCTGCCCGAGCGGATGGCGGGCGGATCGGTCGAGCAGTTCACCGCCGAGGCGAACGTCATGGCGATGCTCTCGACGCATCCCGCGATCGTCACGATCTACCAGGCGGGTCTCGCCGACGACCAGCGACCCTACCTGGTCATGGAGAACTGCCCGCGTCCGAACCTGCAGGTGCGCTACCGCGCCGCGGCGTTCTCGGTCGCCGAGGCGCTGCGCGTGGGCATCCAGGTGGCCGCCGCCGTCGAGACGGCCCACCGCGCCGGCATCCTGCATCGCGACATCAAGCCGGCCAACATCCTCGTCACCGAGTACAACCGTCCGGCGCTGACCGACTTCGGCATCGCGACGACCACCGACGGCGGGGACGAGACGGCGGCCATGTCGATCCCGTGGTCACCGCCCGAAGCCTTCGGCGACCAGCCCGACTCGGGGGTGCGGTCGGACGTGTACGCGCTCGGCGCCACGATCTACACGCTGCTCGCCGGCCGCTCGCCGTTCGAAGAGCCGGGCGGGCGCAACACCGCCGCCGACCTGATCCACCGCATCGAGACGATGCCGGCCGCCCCGCTCGAGCGCGCCGACGTGCCGGCGTCGCTGCAGCAGGCGCTCGCGCGCGCACTGGCGAAGAGCCCGTCGGCTCGCTTCGACAGTGCCGTCTCGTTCGCGCGGGCGCTGCAGCGCGTGCAGATCGAGCTCGCGCACTCCGTGACGCCGATCGACATCCTCGACGACTCGCCCGAAGCCGAGGACGAGGAGGACACCGACGGCGAGCTCACCCGCGTCCGAGGGATCGTCAGCATCGAACCGACGACGGCCCCTCCCGCCGGGTCCACCCGCCGCAAGGATCGCACGGATGCCGTTTCGCCGTTCGCCCCGTCCGCGGCCGCGGCTGCGCCGGCCGCGCCGACCGAGGCGGACCACACCGTGCTACGGCCGTCGGCGGGGGAGCGCGACGCCACCGTGCGCCGACCGCGGACGCTCGACGCGGCACCCGAGCAGACGGTGCAGCGACGACAGCCCGCCGCGCCGTCGTCGGCCCCCGCGGGCGCCGATTCCGACGTGGCGGCCGTGCCGCCCGGCGGAGCATCCACGGGCGGCACCGAGCCCGAGCAGCGGCCCCGGTCGCGGTCGTGGCTGTGGATCAGTCTCGGCGCGGTCGCGGCGGCGCTCGTCGTCGCGGTGGTCGTGGTCGCGAGTATGCTGCAGCCGCCCGCGACGGCAGAGCCCGAGGACTCCCCGGCACCCACGAGCGCACCGCAAGACCCGCTCGCCGGTTTCGTGCCGCGCGTCGGAGACCTCGCGGGCGCGGCATCCGGTGATCAGGTCACGTTCACGTGGACGAACCCCGATCCCGTCGAGGGCGACACCTACCTCTGGTACCCCGTGACGCTCGACGGTGCGGGAGCGCCGCAGCGCGTCGACACCGCGACCGTGGCCGTTCCCGCCGACCCGTCGGGGCGCACGTGCATCGAGGTGCAGCTGGTGCGCTCGAACGGCGGGGCGGGCGACGCCGTCCGCGGCTGCACGCCCTGA
- a CDS encoding serine/threonine-protein kinase produces the protein MVTNDPPATEAMLDGRYRLGECVGQGGMARVYRAEDVLLGRTVAIKLLRPEMEGATSSRARSEMTVLASLNHPALVTLYDAQLSPGRAEYLVMEFVDGPTLATRIAAGPLPPADVAVLAADLAEALHVVHGAGIVHRDIKPSNVLLSQTSLPGSRSGAKLADFGISVLVDAARLTQPGTVIGTAAYLAPEQLTNAPPAPPADIYALGLVLLESLTGGRAFPHAEGFGEALARLSVAPEIPDALGADWVALLTRMTAMQPEDRPSAAEVFTAASDLARRPATPALPPIPAAVAAASAPTATQTRVLPAAGAVAAAGAAGGLAAGGAGAATTVRMDEDDERRRSRRRVGLIGGLAAAALAATAVTGAWLAGTAGPEAPPTTPADTEQSPAPEPAPVETPQPATVVEEPVDEAPAPPVEDATDRGGGPGVSEAERKAAEEAAKAAEEAAKDAAKAAEEAEKKAEEEAKKRDEEQRKAEEEARKRDKERRGDD, from the coding sequence ATGGTCACGAACGACCCTCCCGCCACGGAGGCGATGCTCGATGGGCGCTACCGGCTGGGCGAATGCGTCGGCCAGGGCGGGATGGCGCGGGTGTACCGCGCCGAGGACGTCCTGCTGGGCCGCACCGTCGCGATCAAGCTCCTCCGTCCCGAGATGGAGGGGGCGACCTCCAGCCGCGCACGCAGCGAGATGACCGTGCTCGCCTCGCTGAACCATCCCGCGCTCGTCACGCTCTACGACGCGCAGCTCTCGCCCGGCCGGGCCGAGTATCTCGTCATGGAGTTCGTCGACGGCCCGACCCTCGCCACCCGGATCGCGGCCGGGCCGCTTCCGCCCGCCGACGTCGCCGTCCTCGCCGCCGACCTGGCCGAGGCGCTGCACGTCGTGCACGGGGCGGGCATCGTGCACCGCGACATCAAGCCCTCGAACGTGCTGCTGTCGCAGACATCGCTCCCCGGCAGCCGGTCGGGGGCGAAGCTCGCCGACTTCGGCATCTCGGTCCTCGTGGATGCGGCGCGCCTGACGCAACCCGGGACGGTGATCGGCACGGCGGCGTACCTCGCCCCCGAGCAGCTGACCAACGCCCCGCCCGCGCCGCCCGCCGATATCTACGCGCTCGGCCTGGTGCTGCTCGAGTCGCTCACCGGTGGGCGGGCCTTCCCCCACGCCGAGGGCTTCGGCGAGGCGCTCGCCCGCCTGTCGGTCGCCCCCGAGATCCCCGACGCGCTCGGCGCGGACTGGGTGGCGCTGCTGACCCGGATGACCGCGATGCAGCCGGAGGACCGGCCGAGCGCCGCCGAGGTGTTCACCGCGGCATCCGATCTCGCCCGCCGACCGGCGACGCCCGCACTGCCACCGATCCCCGCGGCGGTCGCGGCAGCATCCGCCCCCACCGCGACGCAGACCCGGGTGCTGCCGGCTGCGGGTGCCGTGGCTGCCGCCGGAGCGGCCGGCGGCCTGGCCGCAGGCGGGGCAGGCGCGGCGACGACGGTGCGGATGGACGAGGACGACGAGCGGCGGCGCTCCCGTCGCCGCGTCGGGCTGATCGGCGGGTTGGCCGCGGCCGCCCTCGCGGCGACGGCGGTCACGGGAGCGTGGCTGGCCGGCACGGCCGGCCCCGAGGCGCCTCCCACGACCCCCGCCGACACGGAGCAGTCCCCAGCACCCGAGCCCGCGCCCGTCGAGACCCCTCAGCCGGCGACCGTCGTCGAGGAGCCCGTCGACGAGGCCCCCGCCCCGCCGGTCGAGGACGCGACCGACAGGGGCGGGGGCCCGGGCGTGTCGGAGGCGGAGCGAAAGGCCGCCGAAGAAGCGGCGAAGGCGGCGGAGGAAGCCGCGAAGGACGCGGCGAAAGCCGCCGAAGAAGCCGAGAAGAAGGCCGAGGAAGAGGCCAAGAAGCGCGACGAGGAGCAGCGGAAGGCCGAGGAGGAGGCCCGCAAGCGCGATAAGGAGAGGCGCGGCGACGACTGA
- a CDS encoding recombinase family protein produces MSIPTDDDRTTRPAADYAETRTIALPDAATDELPDSFAALQPSPEWWAARPAGARLVGLVVSRDDMPSIVAQRDALAQFGVPIEGFRHPAPETGESWQERLSRLFGHLTAGDVVVVSDVHALGRDADEETRTIAELRRRSVIVKVLGSRRG; encoded by the coding sequence GTGAGCATCCCGACCGACGACGACCGCACGACGCGCCCCGCGGCCGACTACGCCGAGACGCGCACGATCGCCCTGCCCGACGCGGCCACCGACGAGCTGCCCGACAGCTTCGCCGCGCTGCAGCCGAGCCCGGAATGGTGGGCCGCCCGCCCCGCGGGCGCCCGCCTCGTCGGCCTCGTCGTCTCGCGCGACGACATGCCGAGCATCGTGGCGCAGCGCGATGCGCTCGCGCAGTTCGGTGTTCCGATCGAGGGCTTCCGCCACCCCGCCCCCGAGACCGGCGAGAGCTGGCAGGAGCGGCTGTCGCGGCTGTTCGGCCACCTCACCGCCGGCGATGTCGTCGTCGTGTCGGACGTCCACGCCCTCGGCCGCGACGCCGACGAGGAGACCCGCACGATCGCCGAGCTGCGGCGACGGTCGGTCATCGTGAAGGTGCTCGGCTCGCGCCGGGGCTGA